From a region of the Stenotrophomonas sp. BIO128-Bstrain genome:
- a CDS encoding transposase, with protein sequence MPRLATSRRQAAGCAPLPSAHTGSRYARHAPERTLLYALVEAHYPDFIVRIEAEGRSLPGYVREAFDAYLRCGVLEHGFLRVVCEHCRAERLVAYSCKKRGLCPSCGARRMAESARHLVDEVFGPRPVRQWVLSFPYPLRFLFASKPEAISPVLGIVHRVIAGWLADQAGVPRDTAQCGVVTLIQRFGSALNLNIHFHMLWLDGVYEDTTERPQRKPRLHRTRAPTSAQLTQVANTIAHRVCRHLSRRGWLEGEDESVFLSDSAAGDDGMDALRMSSMTYRIATGRDAGRKVVTLKTLPGDAGSLDGDAGKVGGFSLHAGVAAEAHESHKLEKLCRYITRPAISEQRLSISPQGRVRYQLKTPWRNGTTHVEWDAVDFIAKLAALVPPPRAHLTRFHGVFAPNANLRAQVTPSGRGKRPASDAVPVDVSAHDEPRSPEQKRRAMSWAQRLKRVFSIDITTCAHCGGAVRIVASIEEPTAIRAILAHFEKHGALEQAHYRPAARAPPPAA encoded by the coding sequence GTGCCGCGCCTCGCCACATCCCGGCGGCAAGCCGCGGGATGCGCGCCACTGCCGTCCGCCCACACCGGTTCGCGGTACGCGCGCCACGCGCCCGAGCGCACGCTGCTGTACGCGTTGGTAGAGGCGCACTACCCGGACTTCATTGTACGGATCGAAGCGGAGGGCCGCTCGCTGCCCGGATATGTCCGCGAGGCGTTCGATGCCTACCTGCGTTGCGGCGTGCTCGAGCACGGCTTCCTGCGGGTGGTCTGCGAGCACTGTCGTGCCGAGAGGCTGGTGGCGTATTCCTGCAAGAAGCGCGGGCTGTGCCCGAGCTGCGGCGCACGGCGCATGGCCGAGTCGGCGCGGCATCTGGTGGACGAGGTGTTCGGCCCGCGGCCGGTGCGGCAATGGGTGCTGAGTTTCCCCTACCCGTTGCGCTTCCTGTTCGCCAGCAAGCCGGAGGCCATCAGCCCGGTGCTGGGCATCGTGCATCGTGTGATCGCCGGTTGGCTTGCCGATCAGGCCGGCGTGCCGCGGGATACGGCGCAATGCGGCGTGGTGACCCTGATCCAGCGCTTCGGCAGCGCGCTGAATCTCAACATCCACTTCCACATGCTGTGGCTCGACGGCGTGTACGAGGACACCACCGAGCGTCCGCAGCGCAAGCCGCGCCTGCACCGCACCCGTGCGCCCACATCGGCGCAACTGACGCAGGTCGCCAACACCATCGCGCATCGCGTCTGCCGGCACCTGTCGCGCCGCGGCTGGCTCGAAGGCGAAGACGAATCCGTGTTTCTGTCCGACAGCGCGGCGGGCGACGACGGCATGGACGCGCTGCGGATGAGTTCGATGACCTACCGCATCGCCACCGGTCGCGACGCTGGCCGCAAGGTCGTCACCCTGAAAACGCTACCCGGTGATGCGGGTTCTCTGGACGGCGACGCCGGCAAGGTCGGCGGCTTCTCGCTGCATGCCGGCGTGGCCGCGGAAGCACACGAAAGCCACAAGCTCGAAAAGCTGTGCCGCTACATCACGCGCCCGGCGATCAGCGAGCAGCGGCTATCGATCTCGCCACAGGGCAGGGTGCGTTACCAGCTCAAGACGCCGTGGCGCAATGGCACCACGCATGTCGAATGGGATGCGGTGGACTTCATCGCCAAGCTGGCGGCACTGGTCCCGCCGCCACGCGCGCATCTCACCCGCTTCCACGGCGTATTCGCCCCGAATGCAAACCTGCGCGCGCAGGTGACGCCATCGGGGCGCGGCAAGCGGCCTGCGAGCGATGCAGTGCCGGTGGACGTCAGCGCCCACGACGAGCCGCGCAGCCCCGAGCAGAAGCGCCGTGCGATGAGCTGGGCGCAACGGCTCAAGCGGGTCTTTTCCATCGACATCACCACCTGCGCCCACTGCGGCGGCGCGGTACGGATCGTCGCCAGCATCGAGGAACCCACCGCCATCCGCGCCATCCTCGCCCACTTCGAGAAGCACGGCGCGCTGGAGCAAGCGCACTACCGGCCCGCAGCGCGCGCCCCGCCGCCGGCCGCGTGA
- a CDS encoding YqaA family protein has translation MLRRLYDWTISLAARKSAEYWLAFIAFIESSVFLVPADVLFLPMALARPERAYRYALVATIFSVLGGIAGWYLGYHAYEQVAKPVLEMYGKLDTFEQMRGTTSADMILLMLITSGLAHLPPIKVVTILSGAAGINIWLFIASAIIARGARFFFLAWLLKRYGEPIREFIEKRLGLLAGLVAVLLIVLFVGIKYLNA, from the coding sequence ATGCTGCGCCGACTCTATGACTGGACGATCTCGCTTGCTGCCCGAAAGTCCGCCGAATACTGGCTCGCCTTCATCGCCTTTATAGAAAGCTCGGTATTTCTGGTGCCCGCCGATGTGCTCTTTCTTCCGATGGCGCTTGCGCGCCCGGAACGGGCCTATCGTTACGCGCTCGTCGCAACCATCTTTTCCGTTCTTGGCGGCATAGCAGGCTGGTATTTGGGCTATCATGCCTATGAGCAGGTCGCAAAGCCTGTGCTTGAAATGTATGGCAAGCTCGACACCTTCGAGCAAATGCGCGGAACGACCAGCGCCGACATGATTCTGCTGATGCTCATCACATCAGGCCTCGCGCATCTGCCGCCGATCAAGGTTGTCACCATCCTCTCCGGCGCGGCAGGCATCAATATCTGGCTGTTCATTGCATCCGCGATCATTGCGCGCGGCGCACGATTCTTCTTCCTCGCATGGCTGTTGAAGCGTTATGGTGAACCGATCCGCGAATTTATCGAAAAGCGTCTCGGCCTGCTGGCTGGTCTCGTTGCTGTTTTGCTGATCGTGCTCTTCGTCGGGATTAAATATCTGAACGCCTGA
- a CDS encoding disulfide bond formation protein B, which translates to MTFALNKPVGKIQSWTAGIMAVGMAATVGTALGFEHLAGFMPCKLCLEERTPYYIGVPVLAAAWVSYRLKWPPVLTRGLILIGALLMTFGLALAIYHTGVELKYWPGPADCSAATMKLTLDAGNLLGDLNATRPPACDSAPGFFLGLSFAGWNVVASLFFAAIGYYGAFAKGGK; encoded by the coding sequence ATGACATTTGCACTTAACAAGCCGGTTGGCAAAATTCAGTCTTGGACCGCAGGCATCATGGCAGTCGGAATGGCTGCAACAGTCGGAACGGCTTTGGGCTTCGAGCATCTGGCTGGTTTCATGCCCTGCAAACTCTGCCTTGAAGAACGCACGCCTTATTATATCGGCGTTCCGGTTCTGGCCGCAGCCTGGGTTTCTTATAGATTGAAATGGCCTCCGGTTCTCACGCGCGGTCTGATCCTGATTGGTGCACTGCTGATGACCTTTGGCCTTGCGCTTGCCATCTATCACACCGGTGTCGAACTCAAATACTGGCCGGGTCCGGCTGATTGCAGCGCAGCCACCATGAAGCTCACGCTGGATGCCGGCAATCTGCTCGGCGATCTCAACGCGACCCGCCCGCCTGCATGTGACAGCGCACCGGGCTTCTTTCTCGGCCTGTCATTTGCAGGATGGAACGTGGTCGCAAGCCTGTTTTTTGCAGCGATTGGCTACTACGGCGCTTTTGCAAAAGGTGGAAAGTAA
- a CDS encoding HNH endonuclease, which yields MNVAVSPRTVSSSGLPALVLNADYRPLSYYPLSLWSWQDAIKAVFLERVHIVAEYDQVVSSPSFSMRLPSVICLKEYVKPPRHPAFTRFNLFLRDRFECQYCGSPHDLTFDHVTPRCHGGETTWENVVAACSPCNLRKGGLMPAQAHMWPRQKPVMPSVQDLHKNGRLFPPNHLHESWLDFLYWDVELEP from the coding sequence TTGAATGTAGCCGTCTCTCCCCGAACCGTTTCGAGCAGTGGTTTGCCTGCTCTGGTTCTCAATGCGGACTATCGGCCGCTCAGCTATTACCCTTTGTCGCTCTGGTCCTGGCAGGATGCGATCAAGGCAGTCTTTCTTGAACGTGTGCATATCGTGGCGGAATATGATCAGGTCGTATCTTCGCCATCGTTTTCCATGCGTTTGCCGAGCGTGATTTGCCTGAAAGAATATGTAAAGCCGCCGCGTCATCCGGCGTTTACGCGCTTCAATCTGTTTCTGCGTGATCGTTTTGAATGTCAGTATTGCGGCTCTCCGCATGATCTGACCTTTGATCACGTTACCCCGCGTTGCCATGGCGGCGAGACGACGTGGGAAAATGTGGTCGCCGCGTGCTCCCCTTGCAATCTGCGCAAAGGCGGGTTGATGCCAGCTCAAGCACATATGTGGCCGCGTCAGAAGCCGGTCATGCCGAGCGTGCAGGATCTGCACAAAAATGGCCGTCTTTTCCCACCCAACCATCTTCATGAAAGCTGGCTCGATTTTCTGTATTGGGATGTCGAACTGGAGCCTTAG
- a CDS encoding transposase produces the protein MPSAHTGSRYARHAPERTLLYALVEAHYPDFIVRIEAEGRSLPGYVREEFETYLRCGVLEHGFLRVVCEHCRAERLVAYSCKKRGLCPSCGARRMAESARHLVDEVFGPRPVRQWVLSFPYPLRFLFASKPEAISPVLGIVHRVIAGWLADQAGVPRDTAQCGVVTLIQRFGSALNLNIHFHMLWLDGVYDANVEPPRRKPRLRRAPTSAQLTQLANTIAHRVCRHLSRRGWLEGEDESVFLSDSAGSDDGMDGLRMSSMTYRIATGRDAGRKVVTLQTLPGDAGSLEGDAGKVGGFSLHAGVAAEAHESHKLEKLCRYITRPAISEQRLSISPQGRVRYQLTTPWRNGTTHVEWDAVDFIAKLAALVPPTRAHLTRFHGVFAPNANLRAQVTPSGRGKRPAGDAAPVDASAHDEPRSPEQKRRAMSWAQRLKRVFSIDITTCAHCGGAVRIVASIEEPTAIRAILAHFEKHGALEQAHYRPAARAPPPAA, from the coding sequence CTGCCGTCCGCCCACACCGGTTCGCGGTACGCGCGCCACGCGCCCGAGCGCACGCTGCTGTACGCGTTGGTAGAGGCGCACTACCCGGACTTCATTGTACGGATCGAAGCGGAGGGCCGCTCGCTGCCCGGATATGTCCGCGAGGAGTTCGAGACCTACCTGCGCTGCGGCGTGCTCGAGCACGGCTTTCTGCGCGTGGTCTGCGAGCACTGTCGTGCCGAGAGGCTGGTGGCGTATTCCTGCAAGAAGCGCGGGCTGTGCCCGAGCTGCGGCGCACGGCGCATGGCCGAGTCGGCGCGGCATCTGGTGGACGAGGTGTTCGGCCCGCGGCCGGTGCGGCAATGGGTGCTGAGTTTCCCCTACCCGTTGCGCTTCCTGTTCGCCAGCAAGCCGGAGGCCATCAGCCCGGTGCTGGGCATCGTGCATCGTGTGATCGCCGGTTGGCTTGCCGATCAGGCCGGCGTGCCGCGGGATACGGCGCAATGCGGCGTGGTGACCCTGATCCAGCGCTTCGGCAGCGCGCTGAATCTCAACATCCACTTCCACATGCTGTGGCTCGACGGCGTGTACGACGCGAACGTCGAGCCCCCGCGGCGCAAGCCGCGCCTGCGCCGCGCCCCCACCTCTGCGCAACTGACGCAGCTCGCCAACACCATCGCGCATCGCGTGTGCCGGCACCTGTCGCGCCGCGGCTGGCTCGAAGGCGAAGACGAATCCGTGTTCCTGTCCGACAGCGCGGGTAGCGACGACGGCATGGATGGGCTGCGGATGAGTTCGATGACCTACCGCATCGCCACCGGTCGCGACGCTGGCCGCAAGGTCGTCACGCTGCAAACATTGCCCGGTGACGCAGGCTCGCTGGAGGGCGATGCCGGCAAGGTCGGCGGCTTCTCGCTGCATGCCGGCGTGGCCGCGGAAGCACACGAAAGCCACAAGCTCGAAAAGCTGTGCCGCTACATCACGCGCCCGGCGATCAGCGAGCAGCGGCTGTCGATCTCACCGCAGGGTAGGGTGCGGTATCAGCTCACGACGCCGTGGCGAAATGGGACCACGCATGTCGAATGGGATGCGGTGGACTTCATCGCCAAGCTGGCGGCACTGGTCCCGCCAACTCGCGCGCATCTCACCCGCTTCCACGGCGTATTCGCCCCGAATGCAAACCTGCGCGCGCAGGTGACGCCATCGGGGCGCGGCAAGCGGCCTGCGGGCGATGCGGCGCCGGTTGACGCAAGCGCCCACGACGAGCCGCGCAGCCCCGAGCAGAAGCGCCGTGCGATGAGCTGGGCGCAACGGCTCAAGCGGGTCTTTTCCATCGACATCACCACCTGCGCCCACTGCGGCGGCGCGGTACGGATCGTCGCCAGCATCGAGGAACCCACCGCCATCCGCGCCATCCTCGCCCACTTCGAGAAGCACGGCGCGCTGGAGCAAGCGCACTACCGGCCCGCAGCGCGCGCGCCGCCGCCGGCCGCGTGA
- a CDS encoding L,D-transpeptidase, producing MALALASVGATASARDDGTPPVTSLDELPRGQDVSDTVIELAGWVVASGDSQGYPFAIMDKAAAQILVFGGDGRLRGAAPGLFGSAVGDHTAPGIAGLALREIPGRDRTTPAGRFVGGYGPSIDAGRVLWVDYDSAVSIHPTATGVPEEKRPERLASPTPDDNRVTHGCINVSPAFYEQVVSPTFARGGVFYVLPDEGSLEEAFPEFAGAGTRKTAGD from the coding sequence CTGGCGCTGGCGCTGGCCAGCGTGGGCGCCACCGCCAGCGCGCGCGACGACGGCACCCCGCCGGTGACGTCACTGGACGAACTGCCCCGCGGCCAGGACGTCTCCGACACGGTGATCGAACTGGCCGGCTGGGTCGTCGCCTCCGGCGACAGCCAGGGCTATCCCTTCGCGATCATGGACAAGGCCGCCGCCCAGATCCTCGTGTTCGGCGGCGATGGCCGCCTGCGCGGCGCCGCGCCCGGCCTGTTCGGCTCCGCCGTGGGCGACCACACCGCCCCCGGCATCGCGGGCCTCGCCCTGCGCGAGATCCCCGGCCGCGACCGCACCACCCCGGCCGGCCGCTTCGTCGGCGGCTACGGTCCGTCCATCGATGCCGGCCGCGTGCTGTGGGTCGACTACGACTCCGCGGTCTCGATCCACCCGACCGCGACCGGCGTGCCGGAGGAAAAGCGCCCCGAGCGTCTGGCCTCGCCAACGCCGGATGACAACCGGGTCACCCACGGCTGCATCAACGTGTCTCCGGCGTTCTACGAGCAGGTCGTCAGCCCCACCTTCGCGCGCGGCGGCGTGTTCTACGTGCTGCCGGACGAGGGCTCGCTGGAGGAGGCGTTTCCGGAGTTCGCGGGCGCCGGCACCCGGAAGACCGCCGGCGACTGA
- a CDS encoding ABC transporter permease, with translation MNQVRAAFLETLRAVFSDRYAVVTLIGAVVLYSFFYPVAYRHQVASQYPVLVVDLDHSAMSRALVRKAGAVRAVRIVGDATSVEEARPRIARGEAQGLLVVPAGFERGILRGGQGQLALYGSGAFLGRGGVVLEGLGEAAAAFAREAAVVQAGFAGAPGAAPLQVVARPLFNTREGYGSAVVPGVAQLIVQQTLLIGMLVMAGTRRERLGRLAFSRRGLLGIAAAFALIGVCSMLYYNGLVMWLQDYPRGGNPPGTLVGGALYVAAVVAFGLFAGSFFRTRERPFQLMLVTALPLFFLSGLSWPAVAMPQPLAWLAKLVPSTPGINLMVKFNQMGASFAEALPELCNLAFLTLLYGALAVWRYAPARDGA, from the coding sequence ATGAACCAGGTCAGGGCCGCCTTCCTGGAGACTCTGCGCGCCGTGTTCTCGGACCGCTACGCGGTGGTGACGCTGATCGGCGCCGTGGTGCTGTACTCGTTCTTCTACCCGGTCGCCTACCGGCACCAGGTGGCTTCGCAGTATCCGGTGCTGGTGGTCGACCTCGACCATAGCGCCATGAGCCGCGCCCTGGTGCGCAAGGCGGGCGCGGTGCGCGCGGTGAGGATCGTCGGCGATGCGACCTCGGTGGAGGAGGCCCGGCCAAGGATCGCCCGTGGTGAAGCGCAGGGCCTGCTGGTGGTGCCCGCGGGGTTCGAACGCGGGATCCTGCGCGGCGGGCAGGGGCAACTGGCGCTGTACGGCAGTGGTGCGTTCCTCGGTCGCGGCGGCGTGGTGCTCGAGGGCCTGGGCGAGGCCGCCGCCGCGTTCGCGCGCGAGGCCGCCGTGGTGCAGGCAGGTTTCGCAGGTGCGCCCGGCGCAGCGCCGCTGCAGGTGGTGGCGCGGCCGCTGTTCAACACCCGCGAGGGTTACGGCAGCGCCGTGGTGCCGGGCGTGGCACAGCTGATCGTGCAGCAGACACTGTTGATCGGCATGCTGGTCATGGCCGGCACGCGTCGCGAACGCCTGGGTCGGCTGGCGTTCTCGCGCCGCGGCCTGCTCGGCATCGCCGCCGCGTTCGCGCTGATCGGCGTGTGCAGCATGCTGTACTACAACGGTCTGGTGATGTGGCTCCAGGACTATCCGCGTGGCGGCAATCCGCCCGGTACGCTGGTGGGCGGAGCGCTGTACGTGGCCGCGGTGGTGGCGTTCGGGCTGTTCGCGGGCAGTTTCTTCCGCACCCGCGAACGGCCCTTCCAGCTGATGCTCGTCACCGCGCTGCCACTCTTCTTCCTGTCCGGGCTCTCATGGCCGGCCGTGGCGATGCCACAGCCCCTGGCGTGGCTGGCGAAGCTGGTTCCCTCCACGCCCGGCATCAACCTGATGGTGAAGTTCAACCAGATGGGCGCAAGCTTCGCCGAGGCGCTTCCCGAGTTGTGCAACCTCGCTTTTTTGACACTGCTGTATGGCGCGCTGGCGGTATGGCGCTACGCCCCGGCGCGGGACGGCGCCTGA